Proteins from a single region of Chloroherpeton thalassium ATCC 35110:
- the rpsK gene encoding 30S ribosomal protein S11, producing MATAPVKKKKKVNVTQDGIVHIKATFNNIAVTITDVTGNTVSWSTAGKNGFKGSKKNTPYASQVTAESAAKEAYDLGMRKVDVRIKGPGSGRDAAIRSLQNAGLEVKTISDITPLPHNGCRPPKRRRV from the coding sequence ATGGCAACAGCACCAGTTAAAAAGAAAAAAAAAGTAAATGTAACTCAGGACGGTATCGTTCATATCAAAGCGACTTTTAATAATATTGCGGTTACAATTACAGACGTGACAGGAAATACGGTTTCTTGGTCGACTGCAGGGAAAAATGGATTTAAAGGTTCTAAAAAGAACACGCCATATGCTTCTCAGGTTACGGCAGAGTCGGCCGCAAAAGAAGCCTATGATTTAGGAATGAGAAAAGTTGATGTGCGGATAAAAGGACCTGGTTCTGGCCGTGATGCAGCTATTCGCTCACTTCAAAATGCAGGATTGGAAGTGAAAACTATTTCTGACATTACTCCTTTACCACACAATGGTTGCCGCCCACCAAAGCGCAGAAGAGTATAA
- the rpsD gene encoding 30S ribosomal protein S4: MARFRGSITKVSRRLGVALAPKAEKYLGRRAYAPGQHGQSRKGKISEYALQLREKQKMKYIYGVLERQFRNYYKKAVSQRGVTGENLVKLLECRFDNVVFRAGFSPSRAGARQLVSHCHLRINGNKVNIPSYQVKPGDVIDFREKSRNMDAVRNSLNKTPDSRIPQWIQVDKANMKAVFLNVPERADIQEPYNEQLVVELYSK; the protein is encoded by the coding sequence ATGGCAAGATTTAGGGGATCTATAACAAAGGTATCAAGACGGTTAGGCGTAGCTTTAGCGCCTAAAGCTGAAAAGTATTTAGGACGCAGAGCTTACGCCCCAGGACAGCATGGACAGTCAAGAAAAGGGAAGATTTCGGAATATGCTTTGCAGTTGCGTGAAAAGCAAAAGATGAAGTATATCTATGGCGTTTTAGAACGTCAGTTTCGGAATTACTATAAAAAAGCAGTTTCTCAACGTGGTGTAACCGGTGAAAACTTGGTAAAATTGCTTGAGTGTCGGTTTGATAATGTTGTGTTTCGTGCTGGATTTTCGCCATCAAGAGCAGGGGCAAGGCAGCTTGTTTCTCATTGCCACCTGAGAATTAATGGCAACAAAGTCAATATTCCGTCTTATCAGGTAAAGCCTGGTGATGTAATTGACTTTAGAGAAAAGAGCCGAAATATGGATGCTGTTCGTAATTCTTTGAATAAAACACCTGACTCGCGGATTCCTCAATGGATTCAAGTGGATAAGGCAAACATGAAGGCTGTCTTTTTGAACGTACCAGAAAGAGCAGACATACAAGAGCCTTATAATGAGCAGCTTGTTGTAGAATTGTACTCAAAATAG
- a CDS encoding DNA-directed RNA polymerase subunit alpha encodes MIQQMQMPEKLEVDEASYSNYYGKFIAQPLERGYGVTIGNAIRRVLLSSLPGTAITGIKIEGVLHEFSTIDGVKEDVPDIVLNLKQIRFRSISKRNAVVTLVLRGPKDFVAGDIVSPEGDFEVLNPEHHIATLNEDATLKIDVSVGRGRGYMPAEDNKPETMPIGYISVDSIFTPIRNVKYSVENTRVGQRTDYEKLSLEVETDGSIAPDEAVSMAGKIINDHVRLFSLFSPTQEEEVEEEVQQEDEEFENMRKLLMTRIEDLELSVRSHNCLRSAEIDTLGQLVSKREDELLGYKNFGKKSLAELKELLESKNLSFGMEVTKYRLNQ; translated from the coding sequence ATGATACAACAAATGCAGATGCCCGAAAAGTTAGAAGTCGATGAGGCATCCTATTCCAATTATTATGGTAAGTTTATCGCACAGCCTCTTGAGCGTGGATATGGCGTTACAATAGGCAATGCGATTCGCAGGGTCTTGCTTTCTTCGCTTCCAGGAACTGCAATTACGGGGATAAAAATAGAAGGCGTTTTGCATGAGTTTTCAACAATTGATGGTGTTAAAGAAGATGTCCCTGATATTGTCTTGAATTTGAAACAAATTCGCTTTCGCTCGATTAGCAAGCGAAATGCAGTTGTGACTTTGGTTTTAAGAGGGCCTAAAGACTTTGTCGCAGGTGACATTGTTAGCCCTGAAGGTGATTTTGAGGTTTTAAATCCTGAACATCATATTGCGACTTTAAACGAAGATGCAACGTTAAAAATTGACGTCTCAGTCGGGCGAGGAAGAGGCTATATGCCTGCTGAAGATAATAAGCCTGAAACGATGCCAATTGGTTATATCTCAGTCGACTCTATTTTTACGCCGATTAGAAATGTAAAATATAGCGTCGAAAACACCCGTGTTGGCCAGCGCACTGATTATGAAAAATTGAGCCTCGAAGTGGAAACTGATGGCTCTATTGCACCGGATGAAGCGGTTAGCATGGCTGGAAAGATCATCAACGATCATGTTCGGCTTTTCTCATTGTTCTCGCCAACACAGGAAGAAGAAGTTGAAGAAGAAGTTCAGCAAGAGGATGAAGAGTTTGAAAATATGCGCAAGCTGTTGATGACTCGCATTGAGGATTTAGAACTCTCAGTTCGTTCTCATAACTGTTTGCGTTCAGCTGAAATAGACACATTAGGACAGCTTGTTAGCAAGCGGGAAGATGAACTGCTTGGTTATAAAAACTTTGGAAAAAAATCTTTGGCTGAGTTAAAAGAGTTGCTTGAATCGAAAAATCTCAGCTTTGGAATGGAAGTGACAAAATATAGGCTGAATCAATAA
- the rplQ gene encoding 50S ribosomal protein L17, protein MRKGKLPRKLGRTASHRRATLANLSSQLIIYKRVTTTEAKAKEMKRIVDKLITRAKKGTVHAQREVFKFVRDKEAVKTLFEDVVSKSAERNGGYTRVIKLPPRYGDAAKMALIELVDYSEMTTEKAVKRQDRSRRVKGSKKAIDEKTSDDSASVEAAPAAPEAEEKKDA, encoded by the coding sequence ATGCGAAAAGGAAAGTTACCAAGAAAGCTTGGACGTACGGCAAGTCATCGCAGAGCGACATTAGCGAACCTCTCATCTCAGTTGATCATTTATAAGCGAGTGACTACAACCGAAGCGAAAGCAAAAGAGATGAAGCGAATTGTTGATAAGCTCATTACTCGTGCTAAAAAAGGCACTGTTCATGCGCAAAGAGAAGTTTTTAAATTTGTTAGAGATAAAGAGGCTGTTAAAACTCTTTTTGAAGACGTGGTAAGTAAATCAGCTGAAAGAAACGGCGGATATACGCGCGTAATCAAGCTGCCGCCACGTTATGGTGATGCTGCTAAAATGGCGTTGATCGAGCTTGTTGATTATAGTGAAATGACAACCGAAAAAGCTGTAAAGCGCCAAGATCGTAGCCGTCGTGTTAAAGGCTCTAAGAAAGCTATCGATGAAAAAACAAGTGATGATTCAGCTTCGGTAGAGGCAGCGCCTGCAGCACCTGAAGCAGAAGAAAAAAAGGACGCATAA
- a CDS encoding sensor histidine kinase: protein MKSSHIKIFFIIAATIGASLLFYYTQDTVTKIRERQRQAISLWVKTLKMVIVSDSKELSYIYSEIITNIDFPAVLTDAENNPVTWRNVPLDEADSDTVKIKRLRELVAQMDKAYEPVAVKIGDTLTLQIVHYGDSSLIKTLQIAPLISLAFVALFFFVAYLSFKYIKQSEESNIWVGMAKETAHQLGTPISALMGWLELLKIYIGNPERQSQIIMDMQADVNRLNRVATRFSKIGSNGELKLENLAEMVEGVFNYYRKRIPNMGKNIELRLLEAGDVDVKVNRELMEWVLENITKNAIDSIENGQGQITAKLTDEERFVCIEITDSGKGIPSKNKKDIFRPGFSTKERGWGLGLSLAKRIVEDYHHGKLILKDSAVGKGSTFLIKLRKMLN from the coding sequence ATGAAAAGCAGTCATATCAAAATCTTCTTTATTATCGCGGCAACAATTGGCGCGAGCCTCCTTTTTTACTACACACAAGATACGGTTACAAAAATCAGAGAGCGCCAGCGTCAAGCGATTTCGCTTTGGGTCAAAACCTTAAAGATGGTGATTGTTTCCGATTCAAAAGAGTTGTCCTACATTTATAGCGAAATCATCACCAACATTGATTTTCCTGCCGTTTTAACCGATGCCGAGAATAATCCGGTCACATGGCGAAATGTTCCATTGGATGAGGCCGACTCTGACACTGTAAAAATCAAACGCCTCCGCGAATTGGTTGCTCAAATGGACAAAGCTTATGAGCCGGTTGCCGTGAAAATTGGCGATACACTAACGCTTCAAATTGTGCATTATGGCGACTCTTCTTTGATTAAAACCTTACAAATTGCGCCTCTCATTTCGCTTGCGTTTGTTGCGCTTTTTTTCTTTGTCGCATATCTCTCATTCAAATATATCAAGCAAAGTGAGGAGTCAAATATTTGGGTTGGAATGGCCAAAGAAACCGCGCATCAGCTTGGGACACCGATTTCCGCCTTAATGGGATGGCTTGAACTTTTGAAAATCTACATTGGAAATCCTGAACGGCAAAGTCAAATCATCATGGATATGCAGGCTGATGTCAACCGACTAAATCGTGTGGCGACGAGATTTTCCAAAATTGGTTCAAACGGCGAACTCAAGCTTGAAAATCTTGCTGAAATGGTGGAGGGCGTGTTTAATTATTATCGAAAGCGGATTCCAAATATGGGCAAGAATATTGAGTTGCGTTTGTTGGAAGCAGGGGATGTGGATGTAAAAGTGAATCGTGAATTAATGGAGTGGGTGCTTGAAAATATTACAAAAAATGCTATCGATTCGATTGAAAACGGGCAAGGTCAAATTACAGCGAAACTTACGGATGAGGAGCGCTTTGTCTGCATTGAAATAACGGATTCTGGGAAAGGAATTCCATCTAAAAATAAGAAAGATATTTTTCGCCCAGGTTTTAGCACGAAAGAGCGAGGTTGGGGACTCGGCCTCAGTTTAGCTAAGCGAATTGTAGAAGATTATCATCATGGAAAATTGATTTTGAAGGATAGTGCTGTTGGCAAGGGTTCTACTTTTTTAATTAAGCTTAGAAAAATGCTTAATTAA
- a CDS encoding WG repeat-containing protein: MRKIYSKMKSSVLFFIFTVASISVYSQQHVQLWPKAKQTSAGKLYGYTVIFKSKFVIEPQYLDATPFSYGEDKVAAVKNQKGEWGYINEKNEVVIPFSDKYEQASVFRNGYAVVWDKQKRKGLINRKGELTVKMMYEQIGDNYDGLIPVKQFNGKYGYINPQGDVVIPFQFDKAENFIRSDNAKPAWFAKVLIDEKIGKISIVNRNGQVLNYDENEVSEPPGFIIEEDFAVVNYYNKKHDKYFYLVIKSNGEEVLKNSNAEIQLHKLQDGRILFELKEKAMKLNTVKTCDDYDIRYFRIPWKGNISPTDLVVDLISVYDKDGHEVVSRNLGYNYFEPKVKYSRVGRAFSVDGKAVARFGLMDWSCKEVLKTLYYESDWNDNLNIGMVGFDKSIRISDYLRSIKYKKTENEYDELVQYYEKQELSSKYMYFVDDKMKCVKMSAKDLKEADFQRCEWPGKVSENIVFDCKYVPDFSAVNYEVLKKKNRDVIADNPIYEPSPFSLSKIPEKKQERKPDKLGDFVVMPKVSQNFQFSNDGLAIGGGKIDNQFCYVLSRNGRMIAFNKEGKASPFYMNLGNDPKANLSSFYSWFEGLQSSINIGIFLEYEKENREKTYSMTDWHHNDIIRPDVKYKIKKYLYNNLIWLKEIENTNNDYVWNAKDFSIAKIDMDQEIKSVYQTIDDKVIFPLGKDGELYKMSFDSGQSKLIASNIDWGFVFTNKSKIFILALNKDKKQGIIDLDGNVIVPFEYDHIQTNFVSDNPYLFLSKNNEMFSYNLETGEKKIVKTNVRLNAGFRRAFGKYGVCQDGAFFILVDQDGTEFLRVEAEAFFGQPDFSMAKKNGRWHFVDEAGNNPFGRDFVDIYPFHDGLSLVLLDGDMNAYINKQGDFVIGPFPIH, from the coding sequence ATGAGAAAAATTTACTCTAAAATGAAGTCTTCGGTGTTGTTTTTCATTTTTACTGTTGCAAGTATATCTGTATACTCGCAACAGCATGTTCAACTTTGGCCAAAAGCTAAACAAACCTCAGCCGGAAAGTTATATGGATATACAGTGATATTTAAGTCAAAATTTGTAATAGAACCACAATATTTAGATGCTACGCCATTTAGCTATGGTGAAGATAAAGTTGCTGCTGTGAAAAATCAGAAAGGTGAATGGGGATATATTAATGAAAAAAATGAAGTTGTTATTCCTTTTTCGGATAAATATGAGCAAGCATCAGTCTTTAGAAATGGCTATGCAGTTGTTTGGGATAAACAGAAAAGAAAGGGATTGATTAACCGGAAGGGGGAGCTTACAGTAAAAATGATGTATGAACAAATTGGGGATAATTATGACGGATTAATTCCAGTAAAGCAGTTTAACGGTAAATATGGCTATATAAATCCACAAGGTGATGTTGTAATTCCATTCCAATTTGATAAAGCTGAAAATTTTATACGTTCCGATAATGCCAAGCCAGCTTGGTTTGCAAAGGTCTTAATTGATGAAAAAATAGGAAAAATATCAATTGTAAATAGAAACGGTCAAGTATTGAATTATGATGAAAATGAAGTTTCTGAGCCTCCTGGTTTTATAATTGAAGAAGATTTTGCGGTTGTAAATTATTATAATAAAAAACATGATAAATATTTTTATTTGGTTATTAAGTCAAATGGTGAAGAAGTTTTAAAAAATTCAAATGCTGAAATTCAGTTGCATAAACTTCAGGACGGCAGGATTTTATTTGAGCTGAAAGAAAAAGCAATGAAGCTTAATACGGTAAAAACATGCGATGATTATGATATTAGATATTTTAGAATTCCTTGGAAAGGAAATATAAGTCCTACAGATTTAGTTGTTGATTTAATTAGTGTATATGATAAAGACGGGCATGAAGTTGTTAGTCGAAATTTGGGATATAATTACTTTGAACCAAAAGTAAAATATTCACGAGTTGGACGGGCTTTTTCAGTAGATGGGAAAGCCGTAGCGAGATTTGGGTTAATGGATTGGAGCTGTAAGGAGGTTTTGAAAACATTATATTATGAATCTGATTGGAACGATAATTTAAATATTGGTATGGTTGGTTTTGATAAAAGTATAAGAATTTCTGATTATTTAAGAAGTATAAAGTATAAAAAAACTGAGAATGAATATGATGAGTTGGTTCAATATTATGAGAAACAAGAGCTATCGAGTAAGTATATGTATTTTGTTGATGATAAAATGAAGTGTGTTAAAATGAGCGCAAAGGATTTAAAAGAAGCTGATTTTCAAAGATGTGAGTGGCCAGGAAAAGTTTCGGAAAATATCGTATTCGATTGCAAATATGTTCCTGATTTTAGCGCTGTTAATTATGAAGTGTTAAAGAAAAAGAATAGAGACGTGATTGCTGATAACCCGATTTATGAGCCATCGCCATTTTCATTATCTAAAATTCCTGAAAAAAAACAGGAGAGAAAACCTGATAAACTCGGTGATTTTGTTGTGATGCCAAAAGTAAGTCAAAATTTTCAATTTAGTAATGATGGGTTAGCAATTGGCGGAGGAAAAATAGATAATCAGTTTTGTTATGTCCTCTCCCGAAATGGCCGCATGATCGCATTTAATAAAGAAGGGAAAGCAAGCCCATTTTATATGAACTTAGGGAATGATCCTAAAGCAAATCTCTCTTCCTTTTATTCTTGGTTTGAAGGCCTACAAAGCTCCATTAATATTGGGATTTTTCTTGAATATGAAAAAGAGAATAGAGAAAAGACTTATTCTATGACGGACTGGCATCATAATGATATTATTCGACCTGATGTTAAGTATAAAATTAAAAAGTATTTGTATAATAACCTTATATGGTTGAAAGAAATTGAAAATACTAATAATGATTATGTTTGGAATGCTAAGGATTTTTCTATTGCTAAAATTGATATGGATCAAGAGATAAAAAGTGTTTATCAAACTATTGATGATAAAGTTATATTCCCACTTGGTAAGGATGGCGAATTATATAAAATGTCTTTCGATAGTGGACAATCAAAGCTGATTGCTAGTAATATTGATTGGGGGTTTGTTTTTACCAATAAAAGCAAAATCTTTATTTTGGCGTTAAATAAAGATAAAAAACAAGGAATTATCGATTTGGATGGTAATGTAATTGTTCCGTTCGAATATGATCATATTCAAACTAATTTCGTTTCTGATAACCCGTATCTGTTTTTATCAAAAAACAATGAAATGTTCTCATATAATCTTGAAACGGGAGAAAAAAAGATTGTAAAAACAAATGTTCGTTTAAACGCAGGTTTCAGAAGAGCTTTTGGAAAGTATGGCGTGTGTCAGGATGGGGCGTTCTTTATTTTGGTTGATCAAGATGGAACGGAATTTTTGCGTGTGGAGGCGGAAGCGTTTTTCGGGCAGCCAGACTTTTCAATGGCTAAGAAAAATGGGCGATGGCACTTTGTGGATGAGGCTGGAAATAATCCATTTGGTCGTGATTTTGTGGATATTTATCCGTTTCATGACGGGCTGTCGCTGGTTTTGTTGGATGGTGATATGAATGCGTATATCAATAAACAAGGCGACTTTGTGATCGGGCCATTTCCAATTCATTAA
- the guaA gene encoding glutamine-hydrolyzing GMP synthase, which produces MNSVIVLDFGSQYTQLIARRIRELGIYSEILPYHTSAEALRERNPKALILSGGPTSVYDAFAPMPDEKIYELDIPILGICYGLQAIAKHFGGEVAASPKREFGRAQMNIVRQNELAESLLFKNIPDSTVWMSHSDKLTCLPKGFHITAQTANSELCAIEVTEGEGAHRIFGLQFHPEVHHTEFGEKLLSNFLINIAGITPDWSPQSFIDSEIARIKELVGDQTAICAISGGVDSSVAAVLVSRALGDKLHCIFVDNGLLRKNEAEKVQEKLKQLGLNLTTVDASELFLSRLKNVVSPERKRKIIGRTFIKVFEEHIHNEKFLVQGTLYPDVIESVSVKGPSQTIKTHHNVGGLPKRMKLKLIEPLRELFKDEVRKVGKLLDVPDEILTRHPFPGPGLAVRVLGSVSKERLDVLREADAIFIDELKKHDLYLQIWQAFTVLLPVQTVGVMGDNRTYENAVALRAVNSTDGMTADWARLPNDFLAHVSNRIINEVRGINRVTYDISSKPPATIEWE; this is translated from the coding sequence ATGAATTCCGTGATTGTTCTCGATTTCGGATCCCAGTACACGCAGCTCATTGCCCGGCGCATTCGGGAACTGGGAATCTATTCCGAAATCCTGCCTTACCATACATCAGCCGAGGCGCTCCGCGAGCGAAATCCGAAAGCACTGATTCTCTCCGGCGGACCGACCAGCGTTTATGACGCATTTGCCCCCATGCCCGACGAAAAAATTTACGAGCTGGACATTCCCATTTTGGGAATTTGCTACGGCCTTCAAGCCATTGCAAAGCATTTTGGTGGCGAAGTTGCCGCTTCACCAAAACGCGAATTTGGCCGCGCTCAAATGAACATTGTTCGCCAAAATGAGTTAGCGGAAAGTTTACTTTTCAAAAATATACCAGACTCCACCGTTTGGATGAGCCACAGCGATAAACTCACTTGCCTGCCCAAAGGATTTCACATCACAGCCCAAACTGCAAACTCCGAACTTTGCGCCATTGAAGTCACTGAAGGCGAAGGTGCACACCGGATTTTTGGCCTGCAATTTCATCCAGAAGTGCATCACACGGAGTTTGGCGAAAAGCTGCTATCTAACTTTCTCATCAACATCGCTGGCATCACGCCGGATTGGTCGCCACAAAGTTTCATCGATTCTGAAATTGCCCGCATAAAAGAACTTGTCGGCGATCAAACAGCCATTTGCGCCATCAGCGGCGGCGTTGATTCATCCGTTGCAGCCGTTTTGGTCAGCCGGGCGTTGGGCGATAAACTTCATTGCATTTTTGTGGATAATGGCTTGCTGAGAAAAAATGAGGCCGAAAAAGTTCAAGAAAAATTAAAACAGCTTGGCTTAAATCTAACAACCGTCGACGCGTCCGAGCTCTTTTTAAGCCGCCTGAAAAATGTGGTTTCGCCGGAGCGCAAGCGAAAAATCATCGGCAGGACATTCATCAAAGTTTTTGAGGAGCACATTCACAACGAAAAGTTTTTGGTGCAAGGCACGCTTTATCCAGATGTAATTGAAAGCGTGAGCGTGAAAGGGCCGTCGCAAACGATTAAAACGCATCATAATGTTGGCGGATTGCCAAAGCGCATGAAACTTAAGTTGATCGAGCCGCTGCGCGAGCTTTTCAAAGATGAAGTTCGGAAAGTGGGAAAATTGCTTGATGTGCCAGATGAGATTTTAACCCGCCATCCATTTCCGGGTCCCGGGCTTGCGGTGCGTGTGCTTGGCTCGGTTTCCAAAGAACGACTGGATGTCTTGCGCGAAGCCGATGCGATTTTCATCGACGAACTGAAAAAACATGACCTTTACTTGCAAATTTGGCAGGCATTCACAGTGCTGCTGCCAGTTCAAACCGTCGGCGTGATGGGCGACAATCGCACTTATGAAAACGCGGTTGCCTTGCGCGCGGTCAATTCCACCGATGGCATGACAGCAGACTGGGCGCGGTTGCCGAACGATTTCTTGGCTCATGTATCGAACCGAATCATCAATGAAGTTCGTGGGATCAATCGCGTCACCTACGACATTTCATCTAAACCGCCGGCAACAATTGAGTGGGAATAA
- a CDS encoding penicillin-binding protein 1A, with protein MPKNIEKNDDAGNGHSSKEREAYFHNPEYRKKVARRNALMQRIYLGFLAMILLGALGIGGIMLYLSQDLPSLEQLENPKPELATTVYSADGKLLSKYFLKNRTSVPLDSISVYARQALIATEDVEFYDHWGFNSRRFVAAMIENIITMRSRWHGASTVTQQLARNLYLTHDRTVSRKLKEFLTAIQIERTYTKDEILWLYLNTVYFGSGAWGIEAAAWTYFDKPAIDLDVAESAVLVGTLKSPRDYDPVREKENSLARRNLIIGLMAKAGFLTEQEAETEKAKALVTHFTSVTDVGDAPYYTEYIRRQLKQEAKKYGFDIYRDGLTVYTSLDTRMQKYAEDAVAEHLPWVQDQFDKDWRWPTSLKNDVIRESPRFQELREQGMTEKEALAKLKNDKEWLRKLLLKKTAVEVGFIAIEPATGHIKAWVGGKDFRKDDYQYQFDHVWQARRQPGSTFKPFVYTAAIDAGIPPNYQLLNQPLVIKDDDRIWTPENSDLESGGLTTLRDALKNSLNQVTIRLVNESVPPSKIIEYARRMGIKSPLDENYSIALGTSVVSPLELCSAYSTFANNGVHVEPVSILRIEDKFGQPIVTYKPDRAKALDPETNYVMVSMLKGVINGGTGVAVRSRYKFYEDAGGKTGTTQDNKDAWFAGFTPQLAAVVWTGFDDERIKYTSMKYGQGARASLPIWANFMTHCYADPELGLQSRYFKKPAKVIGIPISSRTNLPADANDNDAYIEYFTEASWKQYQSSLNNYSNFNRLDTLGGNRTARAIPIAPPQKKRGEGQF; from the coding sequence ATGCCAAAGAACATAGAGAAGAACGACGATGCCGGCAACGGGCATTCATCAAAAGAACGCGAAGCGTATTTTCATAATCCCGAGTATAGAAAAAAGGTGGCGCGACGAAACGCCTTGATGCAGCGGATTTATCTTGGATTTCTCGCCATGATTCTTTTGGGCGCGCTCGGCATCGGCGGCATCATGCTTTACCTTTCCCAAGATTTACCCAGCCTGGAACAGCTTGAAAATCCAAAGCCGGAACTTGCCACCACCGTGTATTCTGCCGACGGGAAGCTGCTCTCAAAATACTTTTTGAAAAATCGAACTTCCGTTCCGCTGGACTCCATTTCAGTTTATGCGCGCCAGGCGCTTATTGCAACTGAAGATGTAGAATTTTATGATCACTGGGGCTTCAACTCGCGGCGGTTTGTGGCTGCAATGATAGAAAACATCATTACCATGCGAAGCCGTTGGCATGGCGCAAGTACCGTGACGCAGCAGCTTGCCAGAAATCTTTACTTAACGCACGATCGAACCGTTTCGCGAAAATTGAAGGAATTTTTAACGGCCATTCAAATTGAGCGAACTTATACCAAAGATGAAATTCTTTGGCTCTACCTGAACACGGTTTATTTCGGTTCGGGCGCGTGGGGCATCGAGGCTGCCGCATGGACTTATTTTGATAAACCCGCCATCGATTTGGACGTGGCAGAAAGTGCTGTTTTAGTTGGCACGCTGAAAAGCCCGCGCGATTATGATCCGGTTCGTGAAAAAGAAAACTCGCTTGCCCGGCGAAATCTCATCATTGGCTTGATGGCCAAAGCCGGATTTTTAACCGAACAAGAAGCCGAAACTGAAAAAGCAAAAGCACTGGTGACGCATTTTACTTCCGTCACCGATGTGGGCGACGCACCTTACTACACCGAATACATCCGCCGCCAATTGAAACAAGAAGCAAAAAAATACGGCTTCGACATCTATCGCGACGGGCTGACGGTTTATACTTCGCTCGATACGCGCATGCAAAAATATGCGGAGGATGCCGTTGCCGAACATTTGCCTTGGGTACAAGACCAATTTGATAAAGACTGGCGCTGGCCGACCTCTTTAAAAAATGATGTTATCCGCGAAAGTCCTCGCTTTCAAGAACTTCGCGAACAAGGCATGACGGAAAAAGAAGCGCTTGCAAAATTGAAAAACGATAAAGAATGGCTGCGCAAGCTTTTGCTGAAAAAAACCGCTGTGGAAGTTGGCTTCATCGCCATTGAACCGGCAACCGGCCACATTAAAGCGTGGGTTGGCGGAAAAGATTTCAGGAAAGACGATTATCAATATCAATTTGATCATGTTTGGCAAGCGCGACGCCAGCCGGGCTCAACTTTTAAACCGTTTGTTTATACGGCGGCTATCGACGCGGGCATTCCACCGAACTATCAGCTTCTGAACCAGCCTCTCGTTATCAAAGACGACGATCGCATCTGGACACCGGAAAACTCCGACCTTGAATCGGGCGGCTTAACCACACTGCGCGACGCGCTGAAAAATTCACTCAACCAAGTGACAATTCGCCTGGTGAATGAATCCGTGCCACCCTCAAAAATCATCGAGTATGCTCGCCGAATGGGCATTAAATCACCGCTTGATGAAAACTATTCCATCGCACTTGGCACATCGGTTGTTTCGCCATTGGAGCTTTGCTCGGCTTATAGCACTTTTGCCAATAACGGCGTCCATGTTGAACCGGTCAGCATTCTGCGCATCGAGGACAAATTTGGCCAGCCCATTGTTACTTACAAACCCGATCGCGCCAAAGCCTTGGATCCAGAAACCAATTACGTGATGGTCTCTATGCTCAAAGGCGTTATCAATGGAGGAACGGGCGTTGCGGTTCGCTCGCGCTACAAATTTTATGAGGATGCGGGTGGAAAAACCGGAACGACACAAGATAACAAAGACGCTTGGTTTGCCGGTTTTACGCCGCAGCTGGCGGCTGTTGTTTGGACGGGATTTGACGATGAAAGGATCAAATACACCTCTATGAAATATGGACAAGGCGCCAGAGCTTCGCTACCAATTTGGGCAAACTTTATGACGCATTGCTACGCAGACCCTGAACTCGGCTTGCAAAGTCGCTATTTTAAAAAGCCGGCAAAAGTGATCGGCATACCAATTTCATCGCGAACCAATTTGCCAGCAGACGCAAATGACAACGACGCCTATATCGAATATTTCACCGAAGCAAGCTGGAAACAATATCAAAGCAGCTTGAATAATTACAGCAATTTTAACCGGCTTGACACGTTAGGCGGAAATAGAACCGCTCGCGCCATTCCAATTGCTCCGCCTCAAAAAAAACGCGGCGAAGGCCAATTTTAA